A region of Catellicoccus marimammalium M35/04/3 DNA encodes the following proteins:
- the rplI gene encoding 50S ribosomal protein L9: MKVILLQDVKGQGKKGEVKNVSDGYGQNFLIKKGLAKEATSAAMSELKGQQKAHAREEAELKAAAEKLKAQMETEGFEVVLSTKAGADGRIFGSISSKQVVHALEEQHQIKIDKRKMNMPAPIKALGYTNIEVKLYPGVTAKLAVHVKEQ; encoded by the coding sequence ATGAAAGTCATTTTATTACAAGATGTTAAAGGACAAGGAAAAAAAGGAGAAGTAAAAAACGTATCGGATGGATATGGACAAAACTTTTTAATTAAAAAAGGACTAGCAAAAGAAGCAACTTCTGCTGCAATGTCTGAATTAAAAGGACAACAAAAAGCACATGCTCGTGAAGAAGCAGAATTAAAAGCAGCAGCAGAAAAATTAAAAGCGCAAATGGAAACTGAAGGATTTGAAGTAGTATTATCAACAAAAGCAGGAGCAGATGGACGTATTTTTGGTTCTATCTCTTCAAAACAAGTCGTTCATGCGTTAGAAGAACAACATCAAATTAAAATTGATAAACGTAAAATGAATATGCCTGCGCCAATTAAAGCCTTAGGTTATACAAATATTGAAGTGAAATTATATCCAGGTGTTACTGCGAAATTAGCCGTTCACGTGAAAGAACAATAA
- the rpsL gene encoding 30S ribosomal protein S12 yields MPTINQLVRKPRKSKLTKSNSPALNHGYNSFKKVQTNVDSPQKRGVCTRVGTMTPKKPNSALRKYARVRLSNLIEVTAYIPGIGHNLQEHSVVLIRGGRVKDLPGVRYHIVRGALDTAGVTDRKQSRSKYGTKRPK; encoded by the coding sequence ATGCCTACAATTAACCAATTAGTACGTAAACCTCGTAAATCTAAGTTAACTAAATCAAATTCACCAGCTTTGAACCATGGCTACAACAGCTTCAAAAAAGTTCAAACTAACGTGGACTCACCACAAAAACGTGGAGTATGTACACGTGTCGGTACAATGACACCTAAAAAACCTAACTCAGCGTTACGTAAATATGCTCGTGTACGTTTATCTAACTTAATCGAAGTTACAGCATATATTCCAGGTATTGGTCATAACTTACAAGAACACAGCGTTGTATTAATCCGTGGTGGACGTGTAAAAGACTTACCAGGGGTACGTTACCATATCGTACGTGGTGCTCTAGATACAGCTGGAGTTACTGATCGTAAACAAAGCCGTTCTAAATACGGTACAAAACGTCCTAAATAA
- the rpsG gene encoding 30S ribosomal protein S7 produces MPRKGPVAKRDVLPDPIYNSKMVTRLINRVMIDGKRGTASSIIYNAFEIIKDKTGNNPLEVFNQAMENVMPVLEVKARRVGGSNYQVPVEVRPERRVTLGLRWIVSYARLRGEHTMEERLAKEIMDAANNTGASVKKREDTHKMADANRAFAHYRW; encoded by the coding sequence ATGCCTCGTAAAGGACCAGTTGCAAAACGTGACGTTTTACCAGATCCAATTTACAACTCAAAAATGGTTACTCGTTTAATCAACCGTGTAATGATCGATGGTAAACGTGGTACTGCATCAAGCATTATTTATAATGCTTTTGAAATTATTAAAGATAAAACAGGAAACAACCCATTAGAAGTTTTCAACCAAGCAATGGAAAATGTTATGCCTGTATTAGAAGTTAAAGCTCGCCGTGTTGGGGGTTCTAACTACCAAGTTCCCGTTGAAGTTCGTCCAGAACGTCGTGTAACTTTAGGATTACGTTGGATCGTAAGTTATGCTCGTCTTCGTGGTGAACACACAATGGAAGAACGCTTAGCGAAAGAAATTATGGATGCTGCTAATAACACAGGAGCTTCTGTTAAAAAACGTGAAGATACTCATAAAATGGCTGACGCTAACCGTGCATTTGCACATTATCGTTGGTAA
- the dnaB gene encoding replicative DNA helicase, translated as MAEEVVKKEAQEAVLPHNIEAEKSVLGAILLNNESLIDALGYIDTSDFYLRAHQLIFQAMKELNDEKKNIDPVTLGEKLERKHQLEEVGDIPYLTELSYTTPTAANINYYANIVEERSALRSLIREATIIQQKSYEQNVNVTDLLDEASSRIMKVSEHRDHQAMRKVGDIMSNVMVQIEEMSKQNGMITGLSTGYPALDRMTTGLHEDELIVLAARPGVGKTAFALNIVQNVAVTQHLPVAIFSLEMGGESLVMRMIAAQGMIPNYHLRSGQLTDEEWIKLGMCFEELSKADIYIDDTPGIKISEIRAKCKRVLQENPDLGLIVIDYLQLIEGGGKENRQQEVSYISRQLKKLAKELHVPVLALSQLSRGVEQRNDKRPMLSDIRESGAIEQDADIVAFLHQERTPSGDIDEEEETTEEDQLIEVLIEKNRSGSRGSVQLAFIKEYGRFLSVSTREDG; from the coding sequence ATGGCAGAAGAGGTAGTAAAAAAGGAAGCACAAGAAGCTGTATTGCCGCATAATATTGAGGCGGAAAAATCGGTTCTTGGTGCAATTTTATTAAATAATGAATCTTTAATTGACGCTCTTGGTTATATTGATACAAGTGATTTTTATTTACGTGCTCATCAATTGATTTTCCAAGCGATGAAGGAATTAAATGATGAGAAGAAAAATATTGACCCAGTAACTTTGGGAGAAAAGTTAGAACGTAAGCATCAGTTAGAAGAAGTAGGAGATATCCCTTATTTAACAGAATTGTCTTATACGACTCCGACTGCAGCGAATATTAATTACTATGCAAATATCGTTGAAGAACGAAGTGCTCTACGTTCTTTAATTCGTGAAGCAACGATTATCCAACAAAAAAGTTATGAACAAAATGTCAATGTAACTGATCTTTTGGACGAAGCTTCTAGTCGTATTATGAAAGTTTCTGAGCACCGTGATCATCAAGCAATGCGTAAAGTGGGCGATATTATGTCCAATGTTATGGTGCAAATTGAAGAAATGAGTAAGCAAAATGGGATGATTACTGGCTTGTCTACAGGTTATCCTGCTTTGGATCGGATGACGACTGGATTACACGAAGATGAATTAATCGTTTTAGCGGCTCGTCCTGGGGTCGGAAAAACGGCTTTTGCCTTAAACATTGTGCAAAATGTGGCGGTTACACAACATTTACCTGTAGCGATTTTTAGTTTAGAAATGGGTGGAGAATCACTTGTCATGCGTATGATTGCCGCTCAAGGAATGATTCCTAACTATCATCTACGTTCTGGACAATTAACGGATGAAGAATGGATTAAACTAGGAATGTGCTTTGAGGAGTTATCAAAGGCAGATATTTATATTGATGATACGCCAGGGATTAAAATCTCAGAAATTCGTGCAAAATGTAAACGTGTTTTGCAAGAAAATCCAGATTTAGGTTTGATTGTGATTGACTATTTGCAATTAATTGAAGGGGGCGGAAAAGAAAACCGCCAACAAGAAGTATCCTATATTTCTCGTCAATTAAAAAAATTAGCCAAAGAATTACATGTTCCTGTGTTGGCACTTTCTCAATTATCTCGTGGAGTCGAACAACGAAATGATAAACGTCCAATGTTAAGTGATATTCGTGAGTCAGGGGCAATTGAACAAGATGCTGATATTGTCGCTTTTTTACATCAAGAAAGAACGCCAAGTGGCGATATTGATGAAGAGGAAGAAACGACAGAAGAGGATCAATTGATTGAAGTGTTAATTGAGAAAAACCGTAGTGGATCACGTGGCTCTGTTCAGTTAGCATTTATTAAAGAATATGGTCGTTTCTTATCTGTAAGTACAAGAGAAGATGGATAA